Sequence from the Dysidea avara chromosome 5, odDysAvar1.4, whole genome shotgun sequence genome:
ccaAGAGCAAGtgaatcagtataaggagtcaagtgttaaatcactttgtttgctggcatgtaaaatgtgtggaaaaggtaccttttcgcaaatccggtcacatattataatattGATGTTTTTGGTAAAGCAAACAACGAGGGTGTAGTTGTCATGTGTTGTTTACACTACAATCAGTTATGATACTCAACTGTGCATGATAACTGGTCATGTTTGGAGTGTACCTTGTTGATGTTTTAGAGTAATTGTTGTTCCATGTGTGGACTATGGTCAACTGTCAAGTGATTGTACTATCCGTATATGTCGTTCATCCATGTACAAATCATTGTTAGTATAGCTTAAACTGTCGTTACTTATTCATTGTTTCTTTTCCCTAGCTGTATCAAACTTTAGGCTGCCTCATAAACTTGCAATGAAATAGTTGATGTGTTTGTGTGAATACATTTAATTTGCTACACATAAAAGGATATGTGAAATAATTCATCCACAGTATGGCTTGATGGATGAAATGGTTGGCCATAACTACAATTTCAAGTTGTTCTTACACAATGATATTATCATGCAGTTCTGCATATTTTTTTTGTCTTTCTGTGTGTGTTATTGTTAAACTACTGAAGGGAACCAAGCCATTGTTTGACCTATAATACAACCAGGAGCTCACAAGAACTACCACAATGTGCCTTGTGGTGCTCCTCAGTGGTACAACCTCTAGCTGAAATTACAAGGTGTATGGCTAAGTGGATGCAGTATCCATACAAGTTTGTGCACTGCATGTTGATGTTAGCTAATCACATTTTGAGTaattgtatagcaattattatttttattaggTTGTGTACATTCTTCTATACACTGTAGATCGCGATGTACATGGAACAGAGAGCTTCCCTACCTCAGCCACTGTTCAGATCAGCACTCAATTACTACTCAACAATGTCTGACCAACTGGACCCATAAATGTGTGATTgttgaattttaatttttgaGTCACGTGACaaaacacaataataattattttaaaacgACAAAAGATAAGCGGTACTAGTATATGGCTTCCTCCCGTGTATTTCACGTGATTTGTTGTATATACTTAGCTGTACCTCTGTTGTGGTCTTATTCTGACAGGGACTAGCTACGAGGATGTTCTGCAAGCTAGTAACGATCATGGTGATAGCCGCTACAGGATTGTTCCGATTAGGTGACACTCATTTTGCACTTACCTACCCAAGAGCCAGATATCCAGATTACGATTTCTTGGACAATGTGAGAACGGGAGGACCATGCGGTGTTCCAAATGGTAAGCTTTGCGTAATCAATGCAGCTACAGGTTCCAGCTGCGTATACGTAGCTGCTACTACTAGCTGTAATGAGTTTCCGAGTTAGCCGCTAGCTAGTATTCTAGTGATCACATactattttgtttgtttgtttgtgtagaGGACGATGCGGAAGTGACCGTATTACCTGCCGGCAGCACCATCAATATCACTTTCTACGTAGCCTATCCTCACAGGGTGAGCTAACATCGTATTAATTAGCGGAATTTCTTTGCATGGGGTGCACCATTGTGGATTAACAATGATTGTGTGGTGTATATCTGTCATCCGTGTAATAAGTGATCATGACGAAACTTTAGCTGTGCACACTCTACGATTTAGTTTACACCCAACTAGCTAGACTCAGCACTGTTGTGTAACTTTTAATACAATGCTTGCATGCGTGACTAAATTGTGAATAACGTTGTCAGCTAGCTAGCCAATCAGCCAAGTGGTTTGCATGTCTGATTTGGCAAATTGGCCTGAGAGAGATATGTGCAGGAAAGCGTATTCATTTTTGTAGAGCAGTTTAGCTAATGTGTGACTTGGACAAACCATTTATTTTGGCCTGTGGTCCAAATATTGTCTATGGAGACAGTTTTGTTTTCCTTTTGTCATGTTATATGTTATAATCCTGGTAGTGTTGTAAACAAGAGTCAGCATGTGAAAAGAAAGAGATATTTGTATTGCAAGAGATATTATTTATTTTGTATTGCAAATGATATTTCGCTATAAGGCTAAAGTGTGTGAAGACCAGTGCGAGTCAGTCTTGATAAAACAATGGCCACGACAGCTGACTGGTTGTACTTTAGTATATTAATTCTTTCACTATCAATATTGATGGTTATATAGGGTGGCATCCAAGTGAACATATTAGAGAGGAATGGATCACTGGCACATCAATTAACTGCAGGCAGTTGGGTCGGTGGAACTGATAGCACGTAAGCGTTGTGTGGTGtgtatatgtgcatgcatgataaGATTGTGCTGTGAATCCATTAAACATTTAGAAAACCAATTATAATATTGTTGGCATTTCTTTTCCTTTAGTGCTACTGCACAAGAGATCACCCTGCCAGCTAATTACACTTGTGATCGCTGCACACTGCAACTGCTGAGACAAGCTAGAGAATGGTCAGCTGGTAATTCACAGTATATATTCTGGAGTTGTGCTGAAGTGTCCATACAAGAAGGTTAGTCACCTCTTCCTGTTTAACATACAGGAATCATACCAAATATGTTCTTCATATTAATCACTTAGTTTATCTTCATAATTTATCTTATTTCCTTATATAGTATTAGTATACATGCCTGTGTTTAGTAAGGCCACCCCCATTCATCCTGTTCATTTTACACAATAGATGATGTGTGTAACAATAACACCTGCTCTGGCCATGGACAATGTGTCAATGGAGCGTGTGTCTGTGACCGACTGTACAGCGGTAGTGTGTGCCAGTACAAAGGTATGTGTGTTCATGAGTATTGTGTATATAACAAGCAAGTTGACAtagtgtatggtagtgtagATGGGTTGTTTTGACTTCTTTAACAAGCATGTTTGCAGTAGTGGTAGTAGTCAGTCCCTAGTGTTCATGTGCTCAGCTGTGTCTAGTTGTTGTCTCCAAGCTGTGACCTTGAGTTTGTTCAATACAGTTGTGTTCTTTCAGATGACTGTCTGGATGATAGTGACTGCAGTAATAATGGTCAATGTATCAACATCCTCTCCACTAACTATCCTACCCGTCAATGCTTCTGTAATCCTGGCTATTTTGGAAGAGATTGCTCCAGATGTAAGTGCACATGACCCCTGTTAATTACAAGTGGGCTTGTTAACCACTGCCGTGCTACACCCTTGTTAAATTAAATGATCACAATGTATTTAACTGTCATATGACTCAAGTGTTGATGgttgtgttttttctttacagTTTCTGGGCTGTCTGATGCTGTGATTAGGCCGGAAGACTATTCAATATTCCGTCAACTGTCTCCAAGGCTTAGCCTGTATGCCAGGCTGATCACAGAGAATGTGAGATTAGTTACTATGTACTATACAGTGTGTTAGTTGTATTGTTTGTAGAATCAACAAGAGGTGGAGGTAGCACTGCGTCTGAATGGGACCAGTTGGGTTGGGTTTGGTGTTAGACCAACACGAATCCCTGGTAACTGTCGAGCTAATTCACCCGGATTGTTTCCATTCAATGGATGTCAGTATAGTGTTATATTGTGTGATCTGTAGCTACACAATATTGCATTGCCACAGATCGTGTGTCAGATGCCATCCCACAATCGACTGCTGAACCAGAACCAGAGCCAACTAGTACTGCAGAACCTGAACCAGAGCCCAGTCCAACCTCCGAACCAGAACCCGAGCCTGAACCTAGCTCAGAACCTGAGCCTGAGCCTGAACCAAGTTCAGAACCTGAACCAGAACCAGAGCCAAGCTCCACTCCAGAACCTGAACCAGAGCCCAGTCCAACTTCTGAACCAGAGCCTGAGCCCGAGCCAACTTCTGAACCAGAGCCAGAGCCAGAACCTGAGCCAACTTCTGAACCAGAGCCTGAGCCCGAGCCAACTTCTGAACCAGAGCCAGAACCTGAGCCAACTTCTGAACCAGAGCCTGAACCAGAATCAACCTCAGAACCTGAACCAGAGCCCGAGACAACTTCCGAACCTGA
This genomic interval carries:
- the LOC136256025 gene encoding uncharacterized protein, whose translation is MFCKLVTIMVIAATGLFRLGDTHFALTYPRARYPDYDFLDNVRTGGPCGVPNEDDAEVTVLPAGSTINITFYVAYPHRGGIQVNILERNGSLAHQLTAGSWVGGTDSTATAQEITLPANYTCDRCTLQLLRQAREWSAGNSQYIFWSCAEVSIQEDDVCNNNTCSGHGQCVNGACVCDRLYSGSVCQYKDDCLDDSDCSNNGQCINILSTNYPTRQCFCNPGYFGRDCSRFSGLSDAVIRPEDYSIFRQLSPRLSLYARLITENNQQEVEVALRLNGTSWVGFGVRPTRIPGNCRANSPGLFPFNGYRVSDAIPQSTAEPEPEPTSTAEPEPEPSPTSEPEPEPEPSSEPEPEPEPSSEPEPEPEPSSTPEPEPEPSPTSEPEPEPEPTSEPEPEPEPEPTSEPEPEPEPTSEPEPEPEPTSEPEPEPESTSEPEPEPETTSEPEPEPEPEPEPNNANLHPMDCVDVVVGAARGSRSRILDYYTRDRSTPRTDDFYGGVDSLTGAVGMERDGMTYIKFRRRLDADDVADHPINNELTHVIWAFGQVFPDYFHRPFSGIEVGTAQNDRFYQEDELKYHGTRDRGATGINFFERDMAPQNDCMGTWSTGCNATGGNCLYKATWMVLGDANSVFFAVQARTAGWVGIGFSENNRMMDSDVVVGAANGESFFVTDRYAQGRSEPPIDDNSQLTQMMAMNRDGMMMMQFMRPIVTNDAEDFSLDECRNFIFGWGGQFDVESQSIQYHPTTPIVSNTPICLPERRMCPGTNPPPEITINGGNPFGTVGNPTQTPPGNGNGQTGGGGATSITAFYSIVVFGLLLVLML